The Salmo trutta chromosome 6, fSalTru1.1, whole genome shotgun sequence genome has a window encoding:
- the LOC115195338 gene encoding nuclear factor 7, brain-like codes for MATSSSTLTDHLCCAICTEIYTDPVSLSCQHTFCKRCLEQSREARLPRRCPECRAPITERNFQINRLVRNMADQLRLEQSRQENTRGQRSTGDECPEHGEAMKLFCVTDRKLICLVCKEGRDHRGHTFKPVREAQEDLMTEVVSALGILKKDLNVAQHKRESQQRNISKTGEKSSQVKEKIRTQFEEIINKLKQREQEAMREIDMRDGVVNIKMAKRLTKIKRHVTDVKKRETSLQSGLYITNPRKFLQWWTEKGRAACHTRQVCPDIYKVPRVERPTQSEGYEDPDTLLGIIGREGIKKSLQWKFY; via the coding sequence ATGGCTACATCTTCCTCTACCCTGACCGACCACCTCTGCTGCGCCATCTGTACAGAGATCTACACTGACCCTGTGTCTCTCAGCTGCCAGCACACCTTCTGTAAGAGATGTCTTGAACAGAGCCGGGAGGCTCGACTCCCACGCCGCTGCCCTGAGTGTAGAGCTCCGATCACGGAGAGAAACTTCCAGATCAACAGACTGGTTAGGAACATGGCGGACCAGCTGAGACTGGAGCAGAGTAGACAGGAGAACACCAGAGGACAAAGATCTACAGGAGACGAGTGTCCTGAGCACGGAGAAGCTATGAAGCTGTTCTGTGTGACAGACAGGAAGTTGATCTGTCTGGTCTGTAAAGAAGGGAGAGACCACAGAGGACACACATTCAAACCTGTGAGAGAGGCACAGGAGGATCTGATGACAGAAGTGGTCTCAGCATTAGGTATACTGAAGAAAGACTTGAACGTAGCGCAACATAAAAGAGAAAGTCAACAAAGAAACATCTCTAAGACTGGAGAGAAATCCAGCCAAGTCAAGGAAAAAATCAGGACCCAGTTTGAGGAAATAATCAACAAgctgaagcagagagaacaggaggcGATGAGAGAGATAGACATGAGGGATGGTGTTGTCAATATAAAAATGGCGAAACGTCTGACTAAAATAAAGAGACACGTGACTGatgtgaaaaagagagagacctcGCTTCAGTCTGGACTGTACATCACTAACCCCAGGAAGTTCCTTCAGTGGTGGACAGAGAAGGGTCGCGCTGCGTGTCATACAAGGCAGGTTTGTCCAGACATCTACAAAGTACCAAGGGTGGAAAGACCAACGCAATCTGAGGGTTATGAAGATCCTGACACCCTCTTGGGAATAATTGGCAGGGAGGGCATTAAGAAAAGCCTTCAATGGAAATTCTATTAA